The Burkholderiales bacterium genome segment TGCGCGCCACGGCGACGGCCGGATTTGTTCCGGTTGCTTTGGGCCCGCGCATCCTGCGCACCGAAACCGCAGGCCCTGCCGCACTCGCGGCAATGCAGGCCTTGTATGGAGATTGGTGAGCAGGCGCGATTGCCAGCGACGGCTGACTTGCTCAAGAAGCCTGAGATCGGGTTGTCATTCCCACGCAGGCGGGAAGCCAGCGGACATTCCAACTACATGATGGGCAAATACAGTCATCCACGCCGGTTCGTCAACCATCAGTCGTCCGAATCTTCGTCTTCACAGCGCTCGCACTCCCGCCCCTGTTTGCGCGGCTCGACATAGCCCGCCAGATCTTCGGCAGACGCCTTATACGCATGCAACACGCCCGGAATCAGCACATAACCACCGGGCACCGGCCCGACTTCGGCACCGCTCAACTTCG includes the following:
- a CDS encoding 16S rRNA (uracil(1498)-N(3))-methyltransferase gives rise to the protein RATATAGFVPVALGPRILRTETAGPAALAAMQALYGDW